The Parashewanella spongiae genome has a window encoding:
- a CDS encoding class I SAM-dependent methyltransferase, with protein MLLSKSKLCGAAITAAVCITTQFASISTVTAAEQANAVPLKYDFQYRSDKEQARDKYRHPKETLSFFEVNPTDTVVEIWPGGGWYTQVLATALKNQGHYVAAHWPKDSKVNFFKVHRAKFDQKFTANVQRYGEFSVSNFEPPMNPNMAPEETADVVLTFRNVHNWMGKNLEADVFAAAYRALRPGGIFGVVEHRANAGTSRLEMIKSGYVTEEFVRQQAIKAGFTFVGSSEINANAKDTKDYPSGVWTLPPTLRLKSIDKDKYLAIGESDRMTLKFRKPL; from the coding sequence ATGCTACTTTCAAAATCAAAACTCTGCGGGGCTGCAATTACTGCCGCTGTTTGCATCACCACTCAATTCGCTTCAATTTCAACCGTAACAGCAGCCGAACAAGCCAATGCGGTACCGCTTAAATATGATTTTCAATATCGCTCTGATAAAGAACAAGCAAGAGATAAATACCGCCATCCAAAGGAGACCCTTTCTTTTTTTGAAGTCAATCCAACAGATACTGTTGTTGAAATTTGGCCAGGCGGTGGTTGGTACACTCAAGTGCTTGCTACTGCACTTAAAAATCAAGGTCATTACGTTGCTGCTCATTGGCCAAAGGATTCAAAAGTAAACTTTTTTAAAGTGCATAGAGCTAAATTTGACCAAAAATTTACCGCCAATGTACAGCGGTATGGTGAATTCAGCGTTTCAAACTTTGAGCCGCCAATGAACCCAAATATGGCACCAGAAGAAACGGCTGACGTTGTGCTAACTTTCCGAAATGTACATAATTGGATGGGCAAAAACCTTGAAGCCGATGTCTTTGCAGCTGCTTACCGCGCACTTAGGCCGGGTGGAATATTTGGTGTTGTTGAACACAGAGCTAATGCGGGTACAAGTCGACTAGAGATGATTAAATCTGGATATGTCACTGAAGAATTCGTCAGACAACAAGCCATAAAAGCAGGCTTTACGTTTGTAGGAAGTAGTGAAATAAACGCAAACGCGAAAGATACTAAAGATTACCCTTCGGGCGTATGGACGTTACCACCAACCTTAAGGTTAAAAAGTATTGATAAAGATAAATATTTAGCAATCGGTGAAAGTGACCGAATGACACTTAAGTTCAGAAAGCCGCTTTAA
- a CDS encoding class I SAM-dependent methyltransferase: MGLNKIKTKIAMSITATSYLFLSYLQSKPLPVFKVNNDYRTIEEQARDKYRHPQETLTFFKIKPADTVVEIWPRNGWYTQIIAPYLKHSGQYIAAQIPPVVNNQFTMSTQAKFQHNFTGKVRRYGQVVINRFNLPEYASIAPTETVDLVLTFRNTHNWMSNQQHKNAFKAIYKALKPGGLLVL; encoded by the coding sequence ATGGGACTTAACAAAATTAAAACTAAAATTGCAATGAGCATCACAGCAACAAGTTACTTGTTTCTTTCGTACTTACAAAGCAAACCGCTTCCAGTTTTTAAGGTAAATAATGATTATCGCACCATAGAAGAACAAGCTAGAGATAAATACAGACACCCACAAGAAACCCTCACTTTTTTCAAAATAAAACCTGCTGACACTGTAGTTGAGATATGGCCGAGAAACGGTTGGTACACCCAAATTATCGCTCCGTATTTAAAACATTCTGGCCAATATATTGCGGCGCAAATTCCTCCTGTAGTGAATAACCAATTCACCATGAGCACCCAAGCAAAATTTCAACATAACTTTACTGGAAAAGTAAGAAGATACGGCCAAGTCGTCATTAACCGCTTTAATCTCCCTGAATATGCAAGCATCGCCCCAACAGAAACCGTCGATCTGGTATTAACCTTTAGAAATACCCATAATTGGATGAGCAACCAACAGCATAAAAATGCTTTCAAAGCCATTTACAAAGCACTCAAGCCGGGGGGACTTTTGGTATTGTAG